Proteins encoded by one window of Carassius auratus strain Wakin chromosome 24, ASM336829v1, whole genome shotgun sequence:
- the LOC113042354 gene encoding zinc finger BED domain-containing protein 1 yields MAESSEKIRSEGKKLKDAPATFKSKVWTYFGFYNSADGAKLEKDYTICKNCFAKVRYTGNTTNMHSHLSRHHPELCEKAVVGAGSKPTHPGVNTLFQAKLPPCSARAKSITNGIAVYMCKGLRPYSEVENEGFCFLMNILEPRFEIPSRKYFAEKMIPALYDQTRAKVGSALESAERVGLTCDGWTSRATESYITVTVHFINEDWEIKSYVLQTRAMHETHTGTHIADVLKAAVGEWNLDAKKPVVVTDNASNMRVAMELTGYQHVRCFAHVLNLASQRALKIAAVTKVLVKVRRISTFFHRSTTGAEALKRNQELLGLPLHKLITDMPVRWNSAYEMISRFLEQQPAVCAALLSPEVRKNVTDCALTENDISSAEEMVEAFRPMLVATNIMCEEKNPTISVVAPLHAQLLRDTTSTEEDSPLVREIKGAINQDLSKRYQSEVEKDLLRMSSALDPRFKSLLFLSPEEVQDTYAKLQSKAAALKEDDPVPCGDVQGDLEEEETCTAKKRKSALVDLLGQTFKKTSYVSTSATSIAEKEIKQYQDAPSLPLTEDPLLWWKSQQHVFPLLSKLAHMHLCIPGTSVAAERVFSTAGDIISAQRSSLTPEHADQLLFLKKNMNI; encoded by the exons ATGGCGGAGTCAAGCGAGAAAATTAGAAGTGAGGGCAAGAAGTTAAAGGACGCTCCAGCAACATTTAAATCCAAAGTGTGGACTTACTTTGGATTTTATAACAGTGCTGACGGGGCAAAGCTAGAAAAGGACTACACAATATGCAAGAACTGCTTTGCAAAAGTCCGCTACACGGGAAACACGACCAACATGCACAGCCACCTCTCGCGGCATCACCCGGAGCTCTGTGAGAAAGCCGTGGTTGGTGCTGGCTCAAAGCCGACACACCCCGGCGTAAACACCCTTTTCCAGGCAAAGCTACCACCTTGTTCTGCTAGGGCAAAGTCAATCACAAATGGGATCGCTGTTTACATGTGTAAAGGGCTCCGTCCGTACAGCGAGGTGGAGAACGAAGGGTTCTGCTTTTTAATGAATATCTTAGAGCCACGCTTTGAAATTCCCTCTCGGAAATATTTTGCTGAAAAAATGATTCCGGCACTTTATGACCAGACCAGGGCTAAAGTTGGGTCGGCACTCGAGTCGGCAGAAAGAGTAGGGCTCACGTGTGACGGATGGACATCGAGAGCCACAGAGTCCTACATAACGGTCACTGTACATTTTATAAACGAAGACTGGGAAATTAAGTCATATGTCCTGCAAACCCGAGCAATGCACGAAACGCACACTGGGACACACATTGCCGATGTACTGAAAGCCGCAGTGGGGGAGTGGAATCTTGACGCTAAGAAGCCAGTGGTTGTCACCGACAACGCATCAAACATGCGTGTAGCAATGGAATTGACAGGATACCAACATGTTAGATGTTTTGCTCATGTTTTAAATCTTGCATCCCAACGTGCGCTGAAAATAGCTGCTGTTACCAAGGTACTTGTCAAAGTTAGGAGGATCTCAACATTCTTTCATCGAAGCACAACTGGAGCAGAAGCACTGAAAAGAAACCAGGAACTCCTTGGCCTCCCCCTTCACAAGCTCATCACGGACATGCCTGTTCGTTGGAATAGTGCCTATGAGATGATCTCCAGGTTTCTTGAGCAACAGCCAGCTGTCTGTGCTGCCCTCTTATCACCAGAG gtgAGAAAGAATGTGACTGACTGTGCTCTGACAGAGAATGACATCTCAAGTGCTGAAGAGATGGTGGAAGCATTTAGACCAATGCTTGTGGCAACAAATATCATGTGTGAGGAAAAGAATCCCACCATTTCAGTGGTTGCTCCTCTTCATGCCCAACTGCTGCGAGACACAACCAGCACTGAAGAAGATTCCCCTCTGGTTCGAGAGATTAAGGGAGCCATCAATCAAGACCTTTCAAAGAGATATCAATCAGAGGTGGAAAAAGATCTCCTACGCATGTCCTCAGCCCTGGACCCTAGATTTAAATCCCTTTTATTTCTGTCACCTGAAGAAGTGCAAGACACTTATGCAAAACTACAGTCAAAAGCTGCAGCTTTAAAAGAGGATGATCCAGTGCCTTGTGGTGATGTTCAGGGGGATTTAGAGGAAGAGGAGACCTgcacagcaaaaaaaagaaagtctgcaCTTGTTGATCTTCTTGGTCAGACCTTCAAGAAGACCTCTTATGTCTCTACATCAGCAACCTCAATTGCAGAGAAGGAGATAAAACAATATCAAGATGCTCCTTCTCTGCCTCTCACTGAAGATCCACTGTTGTGGTGGAAATCTCAGCAACATGTGTTCCCTCTCCTTTCCAAGCTGGCCCATATGCATTTGTGTATTCCTGGGACCAGTGTAGCAGCTGAGAGGGTCTTTTCAACTGCAGGAGATATTATCAGTGCCCAAAGAAGTTCACTCACTCCTGAACATGCTGACCAACTCCTCTTTCTCAagaaaaatatgaacatataa